In a genomic window of Diadema setosum chromosome 3, eeDiaSeto1, whole genome shotgun sequence:
- the LOC140226570 gene encoding uncharacterized protein isoform X3 — MASKHGIEECIEKIQSHKNRCTYQTPSNTPHLNLTCVVSGFKPNISMLWTDGSGKRLDSTLSLQKTLPDDTYERFETITVSAKHGTEQTFTCTSTGDSLNGTSTEKITLLPKSGKRDNLGFIIGLVIGVPVAVFIPFLLVGKCLQNYLPDTLPRKGCGWNPCWRRPHEQKRFDEEEQFMMTSHPPVIVKKQVQQCKEELKKYYLESRRTVTVDPLNFMERVNLDEIYTNLSLIDGSNMRKTPITYEDILVNDESGKLSKRLLVEGEGGVGKTTLCAKIAWDWCQGRILHDLDMVIVIPLRDVTDDQRIGAIVKSYLSDSNATTPEQIDGYISTNLSKILLVFDGFDEYSEDMEERSKSEVIRILSLEQYKSCKVIVTTRPWKSHDFKMTKKLAETYTFISVEGFNEENLAIYISRYFRIREKNALADSLTSFMEENDVIRSNMAPFPIYCAMLCLMWNDFSEEKRTEIKRMQTFSEIFGEIISFLKEHYASKVCERLQDQEVDDYLTEAGRAIQDIGEIALNGLIHTKLSFPEKHFKKCHDAMTTCCRVGVLTIEKDVTREKRRRNVNVVESSVSFPHKLFQEYVAGLYVANIYVNDRAKYEQLRDTLLCRYQEFRYLLYFASALGNEIGLDIMNGLRKYNDTDFCVDLAFECHNEDAARAVGERWKEYKLSRNMSEHTTSGVVFMVHCDQVRSLSIDDVNCGRTASRDLAEGMCSRSALRKVNITHSKFHSDFYTIIADHAASCQIQDVSLSFGSWDDGSQHHSPMGKNMANWVFTMSSLSSFSLKCPYVDGDFLSKAITSSSSCQIQDLRLSFYSWDNSPQHHSSIGNYLAQWVFAMPKLSSFSLDCPHLDGDFLSAAIASASSCQIRNLKLSLDYGPNHQSSIMKKLTQWVQNLKLPFRSLDDGPQLQSSIWGELTQLVFTMPSLSSFSMTCPYLDGDFFSTVVATTSSCEVE; from the exons ATGGCATCAAAACATGGAATCGAGGAATGCATCGAGAAGATCCAGTCCCATAAAAACCGATGCACATACCAAACTCCCTCCAACACTCCTCACCTCAACCTCACGTGTGTTGTTAGTGGATTCAAACCCAACATTTCAATGCTGTGGACCGATGGGTCTGGAAAGAGACTAGATTCTACGCTTTCACTACAAAAAACACTACCTGACGACACATACGAAAGGTTCGAGACAATCACTGTTTCAGCCAAACATGGGACTGAACAAACCTTTACATGCACATCTACGGGTGACTCTCTGAATGGAACATCGACTGAGAAAATCACCCTTCTGCCTAAATCag GAAAACGTGACAATCTTGGGTTCATCATTGGACTGGTCATTGGTGTTCCTGTTGCCGTGTTCATCCCGTTTCTCCTAGTTGGAAAGTGTCTGCAAAATTATCTTCCGGACACCCTTCCTCGAAAAg GATGTGGCTGGAATCCCTGCTGGCGAAGACCACACGAACAAAAGCGATTTGATGAGGAGGAACAATTCATGATGA CATCACATCCACCGGTGATTGTAAAGAAACAAGTACAGCAATGCAAGGAAGAGCTAAAGAAGTATTACCTTGAGTCACGGCGTACAGTCACTGTGGATCCCCTCAATTTTATGGAACGTGTTAATTTAGATGAAATCTACACAAATTTGAGCCTGATAGATGGAAGTAATATGCGTAAAACACCAATAACCTACGAGGACATTTTGGTCAATGACGAGAGCGGAAAGCTTTCAAAACGCCTTCTGGTCGAGGGTGAGGGAGGTGTCGGTAAAACAACACTTTGTGCTAAGATCGCCTGGGACTGGTGTCAGGGAAGGATTCTCCATGATCTGGATATGGTGATCGTGATTCCTCTTCGAGATGTCACTGACGACCAACGTATTGGTGCTATTGTGAAAAGTTATTTGTCTGATTCTAATGCGACAACACCAGAACAGATAGACGGCTATATCTCAACAAATTTAAGTAAAATTCTCCTTGTGTTTGATGGCTTTGACGAGTATAGCGAAGATATGGAAGAAAGGAGCAAGAGTGAGGTCATCCGAATTCTATCATTAGAGCAATATAAGTCATGTAAGGTAATAGTGACCACAAGACCATGGAAAAGCCACGATTTCAAGATGACGAAGAAACTAGCCGAAACTTATACTTTTATCAGCGTTGAAGGATTTAACGAGGAGAATTTGGCAATTTATATCAGTCGATACTTTCGGATTAGAGAAAAGAATGCTCTTGCAGACAGCTTGACCTCttttatggaggaaaatgaTGTCATTCGGTCTAACATGGCCCCGTTTCCCATCTACTGTGCAATGCTTTGCCTTATGTGGAATGACTTCAGTGAAGAAAAACGGACAGAAATTAAAAGAATGCAAACTTTTTCTGAGATATTTGGAGagattatttcttttctgaaagagcactaCGCATCAAAAGTGTGCGAACGTCTACAGGATCAAGAGGTTGATGATTATTTGACGGAAGCTGGTAGGGCTATTCAAGATATAGGTGAAATAGCGCTGAACGGTTTGATTCACACAAAGCTTTCGTTTCctgaaaaacatttcaaaaagTGTCATGATGCCATGACTACATGCTGCAGAGTCGGGGTTTTGACAATAGAAAAAGATGTCACTAGAGAAAAACGTAGGCGAAATGTTAACGTAGTTGAGTCAAGTGTTTCCTTTCCTCATAAATTGTTCCAAGAATATGTTGCAGGATTATATGTTGCAAACATATACGTCAATGACCGTGCAAAGTACGAACAGCTGCGAGACACACTTCTCTGTCGATATCAAGAGTTCCGCTATCTACTCTATTTCGCCTCAGCATTAGGAAATGAAATTGGTCTTGATATCATGAACGGTTTAAGGAAATATAATGACACGGATTTCTGCGTTGACCTTGCGTTTGAATGTCATAATGAGGACGCCGCTAGAGCAGTGGGAGAAAGGTGGAAAGAATACAAACTATCACGGAATATGTCAGAACATACTACGTCAGGAGTAGTGTTCATGGTGCACTGTGACCAAGTG CGGTCGCTGTCCATTGACGATGTCAACTGCGGAAGAACTGCGTCACGTGACCTGGCGGAGGGAATGTGTTCTAGAAGTGCGCTGCGCAAAGTGAATATAACGCACTCAAAATTCCATTCGGACTTCTACACGATCATCGCAGATCATGCTGCGTCCTGTCAG ATTCAAGATGTGAGTTTGTCTTTTGGTAGCTGGGATGACGGTTCTCAACATCACTCTCCGATGGGGAAGAACATGGCAAACTGGGTATTCACTATGTCAAGTCTTTCGAGCTTTAGTCTAAAATGCCCTTACGTGGACGGTGATTTCCTCTCAAAAGCCATCACCTCATCATCATCCTGTCAG ATTCAAGATCTGAGATTGTCTTTTTACAGCTGGGATAACAGTCCTCAACATCACTCCTCCATTGGGAATTACTTGGCCCAATGGGTTTTTGCTATGCCAAAACTGTCAAGCTTTAGTCTGGATTGTCCGCACCTGGACGGTGATTTCCTCTCAGCAGCCATCGCCTCAGCATCATCCTGTCAG ATTCGAAATCTCAAGTTGTCCTTGGATTACGGTCCTAATCATCAATCCTCGATAATGAAGAAACTGACACAATGG GTTCAAAATCTCAAGTTGCCTTTTCGAAGTTTGGATGACGGTCCTCAACTTCAATCCTCAATATGGGGGGAACTGACCCAATTGGTATTCACTATGCCAAGTCTTTCGAGCTTCAGTATGACATGTCCCTACCTGGACGGTGATTTCTTCTCAACAGTCGTTGCCACAACATCATCTTGTGAG GTGGAATGA
- the LOC140226570 gene encoding uncharacterized protein isoform X2, producing the protein MASKHGIEECIEKIQSHKNRCTYQTPSNTPHLNLTCVVSGFKPNISMLWTDGSGKRLDSTLSLQKTLPDDTYERFETITVSAKHGTEQTFTCTSTGDSLNGTSTEKITLLPKSGKRDNLGFIIGLVIGVPVAVFIPFLLVGKCLQNYLPDTLPRKGCGWNPCWRRPHEQKRFDEEEQFMMTSHPPVIVKKQVQQCKEELKKYYLESRRTVTVDPLNFMERVNLDEIYTNLSLIDGSNMRKTPITYEDILVNDESGKLSKRLLVEGEGGVGKTTLCAKIAWDWCQGRILHDLDMVIVIPLRDVTDDQRIGAIVKSYLSDSNATTPEQIDGYISTNLSKILLVFDGFDEYSEDMEERSKSEVIRILSLEQYKSCKVIVTTRPWKSHDFKMTKKLAETYTFISVEGFNEENLAIYISRYFRIREKNALADSLTSFMEENDVIRSNMAPFPIYCAMLCLMWNDFSEEKRTEIKRMQTFSEIFGEIISFLKEHYASKVCERLQDQEVDDYLTEAGRAIQDIGEIALNGLIHTKLSFPEKHFKKCHDAMTTCCRVGVLTIEKDVTREKRRRNVNVVESSVSFPHKLFQEYVAGLYVANIYVNDRAKYEQLRDTLLCRYQEFRYLLYFASALGNEIGLDIMNGLRKYNDTDFCVDLAFECHNEDAARAVGERWKEYKLSRNMSEHTTSGVVFMVHCDQVRSLSIDDVNCGRTASRDLAEGMCSRSALRKVNITHSKFHSDFYTIIADHAASCQIQDVSLSFGSWDDGSQHHSPMGKNMANWVFTMSSLSSFSLKCPYVDGDFLSKAITSSSSCQIQDLRLSFYSWDNSPQHHSSIGNYLAQWVFAMPKLSSFSLDCPHLDGDFLSAAIASASSCQIRNLKLSLDYGPNHQSSIMKKLTQWVQNLKLPFRSLDDGPQLQSSIWGELTQLVFTMPSLSSFSMTCPYLDGDFFSTVVATTSSCEVSRASK; encoded by the exons ATGGCATCAAAACATGGAATCGAGGAATGCATCGAGAAGATCCAGTCCCATAAAAACCGATGCACATACCAAACTCCCTCCAACACTCCTCACCTCAACCTCACGTGTGTTGTTAGTGGATTCAAACCCAACATTTCAATGCTGTGGACCGATGGGTCTGGAAAGAGACTAGATTCTACGCTTTCACTACAAAAAACACTACCTGACGACACATACGAAAGGTTCGAGACAATCACTGTTTCAGCCAAACATGGGACTGAACAAACCTTTACATGCACATCTACGGGTGACTCTCTGAATGGAACATCGACTGAGAAAATCACCCTTCTGCCTAAATCag GAAAACGTGACAATCTTGGGTTCATCATTGGACTGGTCATTGGTGTTCCTGTTGCCGTGTTCATCCCGTTTCTCCTAGTTGGAAAGTGTCTGCAAAATTATCTTCCGGACACCCTTCCTCGAAAAg GATGTGGCTGGAATCCCTGCTGGCGAAGACCACACGAACAAAAGCGATTTGATGAGGAGGAACAATTCATGATGA CATCACATCCACCGGTGATTGTAAAGAAACAAGTACAGCAATGCAAGGAAGAGCTAAAGAAGTATTACCTTGAGTCACGGCGTACAGTCACTGTGGATCCCCTCAATTTTATGGAACGTGTTAATTTAGATGAAATCTACACAAATTTGAGCCTGATAGATGGAAGTAATATGCGTAAAACACCAATAACCTACGAGGACATTTTGGTCAATGACGAGAGCGGAAAGCTTTCAAAACGCCTTCTGGTCGAGGGTGAGGGAGGTGTCGGTAAAACAACACTTTGTGCTAAGATCGCCTGGGACTGGTGTCAGGGAAGGATTCTCCATGATCTGGATATGGTGATCGTGATTCCTCTTCGAGATGTCACTGACGACCAACGTATTGGTGCTATTGTGAAAAGTTATTTGTCTGATTCTAATGCGACAACACCAGAACAGATAGACGGCTATATCTCAACAAATTTAAGTAAAATTCTCCTTGTGTTTGATGGCTTTGACGAGTATAGCGAAGATATGGAAGAAAGGAGCAAGAGTGAGGTCATCCGAATTCTATCATTAGAGCAATATAAGTCATGTAAGGTAATAGTGACCACAAGACCATGGAAAAGCCACGATTTCAAGATGACGAAGAAACTAGCCGAAACTTATACTTTTATCAGCGTTGAAGGATTTAACGAGGAGAATTTGGCAATTTATATCAGTCGATACTTTCGGATTAGAGAAAAGAATGCTCTTGCAGACAGCTTGACCTCttttatggaggaaaatgaTGTCATTCGGTCTAACATGGCCCCGTTTCCCATCTACTGTGCAATGCTTTGCCTTATGTGGAATGACTTCAGTGAAGAAAAACGGACAGAAATTAAAAGAATGCAAACTTTTTCTGAGATATTTGGAGagattatttcttttctgaaagagcactaCGCATCAAAAGTGTGCGAACGTCTACAGGATCAAGAGGTTGATGATTATTTGACGGAAGCTGGTAGGGCTATTCAAGATATAGGTGAAATAGCGCTGAACGGTTTGATTCACACAAAGCTTTCGTTTCctgaaaaacatttcaaaaagTGTCATGATGCCATGACTACATGCTGCAGAGTCGGGGTTTTGACAATAGAAAAAGATGTCACTAGAGAAAAACGTAGGCGAAATGTTAACGTAGTTGAGTCAAGTGTTTCCTTTCCTCATAAATTGTTCCAAGAATATGTTGCAGGATTATATGTTGCAAACATATACGTCAATGACCGTGCAAAGTACGAACAGCTGCGAGACACACTTCTCTGTCGATATCAAGAGTTCCGCTATCTACTCTATTTCGCCTCAGCATTAGGAAATGAAATTGGTCTTGATATCATGAACGGTTTAAGGAAATATAATGACACGGATTTCTGCGTTGACCTTGCGTTTGAATGTCATAATGAGGACGCCGCTAGAGCAGTGGGAGAAAGGTGGAAAGAATACAAACTATCACGGAATATGTCAGAACATACTACGTCAGGAGTAGTGTTCATGGTGCACTGTGACCAAGTG CGGTCGCTGTCCATTGACGATGTCAACTGCGGAAGAACTGCGTCACGTGACCTGGCGGAGGGAATGTGTTCTAGAAGTGCGCTGCGCAAAGTGAATATAACGCACTCAAAATTCCATTCGGACTTCTACACGATCATCGCAGATCATGCTGCGTCCTGTCAG ATTCAAGATGTGAGTTTGTCTTTTGGTAGCTGGGATGACGGTTCTCAACATCACTCTCCGATGGGGAAGAACATGGCAAACTGGGTATTCACTATGTCAAGTCTTTCGAGCTTTAGTCTAAAATGCCCTTACGTGGACGGTGATTTCCTCTCAAAAGCCATCACCTCATCATCATCCTGTCAG ATTCAAGATCTGAGATTGTCTTTTTACAGCTGGGATAACAGTCCTCAACATCACTCCTCCATTGGGAATTACTTGGCCCAATGGGTTTTTGCTATGCCAAAACTGTCAAGCTTTAGTCTGGATTGTCCGCACCTGGACGGTGATTTCCTCTCAGCAGCCATCGCCTCAGCATCATCCTGTCAG ATTCGAAATCTCAAGTTGTCCTTGGATTACGGTCCTAATCATCAATCCTCGATAATGAAGAAACTGACACAATGG GTTCAAAATCTCAAGTTGCCTTTTCGAAGTTTGGATGACGGTCCTCAACTTCAATCCTCAATATGGGGGGAACTGACCCAATTGGTATTCACTATGCCAAGTCTTTCGAGCTTCAGTATGACATGTCCCTACCTGGACGGTGATTTCTTCTCAACAGTCGTTGCCACAACATCATCTTGTGAG GTTTCTCGAGCTTCAAAGTGA